Proteins from a genomic interval of Streptomyces sp. Tu6071:
- a CDS encoding ABC transporter permease, with protein MTALAPPPPLTGTPSGTPKSRRRAGRPLAVLARTVAVFFPVFLVATFVTFALRALSGLSPARIQLGEQASPEAIARVEAQWGLDRPFLVQYADWFGDVLHGQLGTSWTNGTSVSTLIGLGLGVSLSVAGLALLIGVVVGLALGTLAALRRGGPLDRAVTGFVTVISVMPAFVVGIVLVTVLAVGLGLFPSAGYVPPEQGLGPWLAHITLPALALSCDVIADVARQLRGGLIAAYRENYVLGAVVRGLSPRRIFFRHVLRNGVGPALATLGLKFPALVGASVVTEWIFGLQGFGRFANDSAQAGDVPAVQGVLVVSIVLVVGFNLLVNLVLGRLVPAAGRGV; from the coding sequence TTGACCGCCCTCGCACCACCGCCCCCGCTCACCGGCACCCCGTCCGGCACCCCCAAGTCCCGCCGCCGCGCGGGCCGCCCCCTCGCCGTCCTCGCCCGAACCGTCGCTGTCTTCTTCCCCGTCTTCCTCGTCGCCACCTTCGTCACCTTCGCGCTGCGGGCGCTCAGCGGCCTGAGCCCCGCCCGCATCCAGCTCGGTGAGCAGGCGAGCCCCGAGGCGATCGCCCGCGTCGAGGCGCAGTGGGGACTCGACCGGCCCTTCCTCGTCCAGTACGCGGACTGGTTCGGCGACGTCCTCCACGGGCAGCTCGGCACGAGCTGGACCAACGGCACGAGCGTCTCCACCCTCATCGGCCTCGGGCTCGGCGTGAGCCTCTCGGTCGCGGGGCTCGCCCTCCTCATCGGCGTCGTCGTGGGCCTCGCCCTCGGCACCCTCGCCGCCCTGCGGCGCGGCGGACCGCTCGACCGCGCCGTCACCGGCTTCGTCACCGTCATCTCGGTCATGCCCGCCTTCGTCGTCGGCATCGTCCTCGTCACGGTCCTCGCCGTCGGCCTCGGCCTCTTCCCCTCCGCCGGCTACGTGCCGCCCGAGCAGGGCCTCGGCCCCTGGCTCGCCCACATCACCCTCCCGGCCCTCGCGCTGAGCTGCGACGTCATCGCCGACGTGGCCCGCCAACTGCGCGGCGGCCTCATCGCCGCGTACCGCGAGAACTACGTGCTCGGCGCGGTCGTCCGCGGCCTGAGTCCCCGCCGGATCTTCTTCCGGCACGTCCTGCGCAACGGTGTCGGGCCCGCCCTCGCGACCCTCGGCCTCAAGTTCCCCGCCCTCGTGGGCGCCTCGGTCGTCACCGAGTGGATCTTCGGCCTCCAGGGCTTCGGACGCTTCGCCAACGACTCCGCGCAGGCCGGGGACGTCCCCGCCGTCCAGGGCGTCCTCGTCGTCTCGATCGTCCTCGTCGTCGGCTTCAACCTCCTCGTCAACCTCGTGCTCGGCCGCCTCGTCCCGGCCGCAGGCCGGGGGGTGTGA
- a CDS encoding ABC transporter substrate-binding protein: MPGRPLSHAPAPRARRLPRTATALGTALAALLVPALSACGGSGTGASGTAATLKWATSYFPAHWDPVVSGSGAQFRELALAYASLTKVDEKGDAVPDLAKSWEYNARGDEVTFHLRPGLKFSDGEPVDARAVKAAIERAKKQKNSALFGDLTSIRSVTANGLDAVVHLTQVDHQIPQLLGERVLQIASPKAAADPAKLDQHPVGAGPFLVKQLIPGTKAVLARNPDYWDAKHIHIDTVELVSAPDPATVVSGLRTGVYNFADIEPSQAKAAEQAGLDVFVQPGFNASNISLNINKAPFKDPKVVDAVRYAVDRQEFVDKLTFGYGETTDQPFPKGYVAYDPASADAWPYHPAKAKKLLQQAGYPAGKLKLDLVIPTEDPQAEIVQSQLAKVGITVRIKIDKNWATPFFAKDLAFSLYSTTGRDSALQTLTAHFGPDGPLNLSSPYEPKGFEKAAAKVRETPIDAPGYPKVLRAATRAGLESRALVFTYSAPNLLAKSPTVSALPKNPAHLNWTGVTIGAAK; encoded by the coding sequence ATGCCTGGACGCCCCCTGTCCCACGCCCCGGCGCCCCGCGCCCGCCGCCTGCCCCGTACCGCCACCGCCCTCGGTACCGCGCTCGCCGCCCTGCTCGTTCCCGCGCTGAGCGCCTGCGGGGGCTCGGGCACCGGCGCGAGCGGCACGGCGGCGACACTCAAGTGGGCCACCTCCTACTTCCCCGCGCACTGGGACCCCGTGGTCTCGGGGAGCGGCGCGCAGTTCCGTGAACTCGCCCTCGCTTATGCCTCGTTGACGAAGGTGGACGAGAAGGGGGACGCCGTGCCCGACCTCGCGAAGAGCTGGGAGTACAACGCGAGGGGCGACGAGGTGACCTTCCACCTGCGCCCGGGGCTGAAGTTCAGCGACGGCGAACCGGTCGACGCGCGCGCCGTCAAGGCGGCGATCGAGCGCGCCAAGAAGCAGAAGAACTCCGCCCTCTTCGGCGACCTCACCTCGATCAGGTCCGTCACGGCGAACGGCCTCGACGCCGTGGTCCACCTCACCCAGGTCGACCACCAGATACCCCAGCTCCTCGGCGAGCGCGTCCTCCAGATCGCGAGCCCGAAGGCCGCCGCGGACCCGGCGAAGCTCGACCAGCACCCCGTCGGCGCGGGCCCGTTCCTCGTCAAGCAGCTCATCCCCGGCACCAAGGCCGTCCTCGCCAGGAACCCGGACTACTGGGACGCGAAGCACATCCACATCGACACCGTCGAGCTCGTCTCCGCGCCCGACCCCGCCACCGTCGTCTCCGGACTGCGCACCGGCGTCTACAACTTCGCCGACATCGAGCCGAGCCAGGCCAAGGCCGCCGAGCAGGCCGGACTCGACGTCTTCGTCCAGCCCGGCTTCAACGCCTCGAACATCAGCCTCAACATCAACAAGGCGCCGTTCAAGGACCCGAAGGTCGTCGACGCGGTCCGCTACGCCGTGGACCGCCAGGAGTTCGTGGACAAGCTCACCTTCGGCTACGGCGAGACCACCGACCAGCCCTTCCCCAAGGGGTACGTGGCCTACGACCCCGCCTCCGCCGACGCCTGGCCGTACCACCCGGCGAAGGCGAAGAAGCTGCTCCAGCAGGCCGGTTACCCCGCCGGGAAGCTCAAGCTCGACCTCGTCATCCCGACCGAGGACCCGCAGGCCGAGATCGTGCAGTCGCAGCTCGCCAAGGTCGGCATCACCGTCCGCATCAAGATCGACAAGAACTGGGCGACGCCGTTCTTCGCGAAGGACCTCGCCTTCTCCCTCTACAGCACCACGGGCCGCGACTCCGCCCTCCAGACCCTCACCGCCCACTTCGGCCCCGACGGACCGCTCAACCTCAGCAGCCCCTACGAGCCCAAGGGCTTCGAGAAGGCCGCCGCGAAGGTGCGCGAGACCCCCATCGACGCGCCCGGCTACCCGAAGGTGCTGCGCGCGGCGACCCGCGCCGGGCTGGAAAGCCGCGCCCTCGTCTTCACCTACTCCGCGCCCAACCTCCTCGCCAAGAGCCCCACCGTCTCCGCCCTCCCGAAGAACCCGGCCCACCTCAACTGGACCGGCGTCACCATCGGCGCCGCCAAGTGA
- a CDS encoding ABC transporter ATP-binding protein has product MSAAPVLRLRGLDVHYGRGRGSRAALRGVDLDLAPGETVGLIGETGSGKSTLARTVLGLVRPTSGTLSLAGEDVTAYGPRQWRALRRRGLVSYVFQDPLRSLDPDLTLGHSLAEPLLLQGLPGKEAAARAREFAPRVHLDADLLDRLPGEVSGGQRQRAVLARALVTGPRLVLLDEPVSALDAAHRVKILDILKDLRAQGVALLFISHDLGSVAGTADRIAVLHHGSLVEDGPAREVVTRPQHPYTKLLLASAPTLRGAGGDRATRARLRAALTA; this is encoded by the coding sequence GTGAGCGCCGCACCCGTCCTGCGCCTGCGCGGACTCGACGTCCACTACGGCCGGGGACGCGGCAGCCGCGCCGCGCTGCGCGGCGTCGACCTCGACCTCGCCCCCGGCGAGACGGTCGGCCTCATCGGCGAGACGGGCTCCGGCAAGTCCACCCTCGCCCGGACCGTCCTCGGCCTCGTCCGCCCCACGTCCGGCACCCTCTCCCTCGCGGGCGAGGACGTCACCGCGTACGGGCCCCGCCAGTGGCGCGCGCTGCGCCGCCGCGGCCTCGTCTCGTACGTCTTCCAGGACCCCCTGCGCAGCCTCGACCCCGACCTGACCCTCGGCCACTCGCTCGCCGAACCACTGCTCCTCCAGGGCCTCCCCGGCAAGGAAGCGGCGGCGAGGGCACGGGAGTTCGCGCCGCGCGTGCACCTCGACGCGGACCTGCTCGACCGGCTGCCCGGCGAGGTCTCCGGCGGGCAGCGCCAACGCGCCGTCCTCGCCCGCGCCCTCGTCACCGGGCCACGCCTCGTCCTCCTGGACGAACCCGTGAGCGCGCTCGACGCCGCGCACCGCGTGAAGATCCTCGACATCCTCAAGGACCTGCGCGCGCAAGGCGTCGCGCTCCTCTTCATCTCGCACGACCTCGGCTCCGTGGCCGGTACCGCCGACCGCATCGCCGTCCTCCACCACGGCTCCCTCGTCGAGGACGGACCCGCCCGCGAGGTCGTCACCCGGCCCCAGCACCCCTACACCAAGCTGCTGCTCGCCTCCGCGCCCACCCTGCGCGGCGCGGGCGGCGACCGCGCGACCCGCGCCCGCCTGCGCGCCGCCCTCACCGCCTGA
- a CDS encoding ABC transporter ATP-binding protein yields the protein MSAPSPSLAPAPHRTPPAPPVLALHDVRVGRPGGDDLVHGVSLALAPGATLGIVGESGSGKTLTCRAALGVLPPPLALTGGRVEIDGADTARLTPREWTALRGSTLGAVFQDPASYLNPSLTVGSQLSEVLRVKKDLGRRAARERATELLAQVHLREPARVRSQYPHELSGGMLQRVLIATALAAGPRVLIADEATTALDVTVQAEILDLLADLREETGLALLVVSHDLAVVAQVCAEVLVMRDGDVVEQGPTAQVLHHPRHPYTRLLVEEHEQYGLERFLSDETTREDA from the coding sequence TTGAGCGCCCCGTCCCCCTCCCTGGCCCCCGCCCCGCACCGCACGCCACCCGCCCCGCCCGTGCTCGCGCTCCACGACGTACGCGTCGGGCGGCCCGGCGGCGACGACCTCGTCCACGGGGTGAGCCTCGCCCTCGCTCCCGGCGCGACCCTCGGCATCGTCGGCGAGTCCGGCAGTGGCAAGACCCTCACCTGCCGCGCCGCCCTCGGCGTCCTGCCCCCGCCCCTCGCCCTCACCGGCGGACGCGTCGAGATCGACGGGGCCGACACCGCGCGCCTGACCCCGCGCGAGTGGACCGCGCTACGGGGCTCCACCCTCGGCGCCGTCTTCCAGGACCCCGCCTCCTACCTCAACCCCTCGCTCACCGTGGGCAGTCAGCTCAGCGAGGTGCTGCGTGTCAAGAAGGACCTCGGCCGTCGCGCGGCCCGCGAGCGCGCCACCGAACTCCTCGCCCAGGTCCACCTGCGCGAACCCGCCCGGGTCCGCTCCCAGTACCCCCACGAGCTGTCCGGCGGGATGCTCCAGCGCGTCCTGATCGCCACCGCGCTCGCGGCCGGGCCCCGCGTCCTGATCGCCGACGAGGCGACGACGGCGCTCGACGTCACCGTCCAGGCCGAGATCCTCGACCTCCTCGCCGACCTCCGCGAGGAGACGGGGCTCGCCCTCCTCGTCGTCTCGCACGACCTCGCCGTCGTCGCCCAGGTCTGCGCGGAAGTGCTCGTCATGCGCGACGGCGACGTGGTCGAACAGGGCCCCACCGCCCAGGTGCTGCACCACCCGCGCCACCCGTACACGCGCCTCCTCGTCGAGGAGCACGAACAGTACGGACTCGAGAGGTTCCTGAGCGACGAGACCACCCGGGAGGACGCGTGA
- a CDS encoding DsbA family oxidoreductase, with the protein MSAASPPAVEVTEYTDPLCPWAWGAALLFARLRTAWGDRTRWRRVYAILFDEDEEPAPDPAAETAWYAGYVAEVCAVTGASYAPRLVRVAATSWPASCVAKAAERQGAEVAEEVLRRLRATMFVHGEPADTLPLALAAARGVPGLDAARLASDAASAGVRAAVAADHAEARRPVAAAFAVTDGGPHPGRAKETPAGEWRYALPTLRLHGPGGEALVPGWRAREAYEAALRTVGG; encoded by the coding sequence ACACCGACCCGTTGTGCCCCTGGGCCTGGGGTGCCGCGCTGCTCTTCGCACGGCTGCGGACCGCCTGGGGTGACCGGACGCGCTGGCGACGGGTGTACGCGATCCTCTTCGACGAGGACGAGGAGCCCGCGCCGGACCCGGCCGCGGAGACCGCCTGGTACGCGGGGTACGTGGCCGAGGTGTGCGCGGTCACGGGTGCCTCGTACGCGCCTCGCCTCGTCCGCGTCGCGGCCACCTCCTGGCCCGCCTCGTGCGTCGCGAAGGCCGCCGAACGGCAGGGTGCGGAGGTCGCGGAGGAGGTGCTGCGCCGCCTGCGCGCCACGATGTTCGTCCACGGCGAGCCGGCCGACACCCTGCCGCTCGCCCTCGCGGCGGCGCGAGGTGTACCGGGCCTGGACGCCGCGCGGCTCGCCTCGGACGCGGCTTCCGCAGGCGTACGCGCCGCGGTCGCCGCCGACCACGCCGAGGCGCGCCGCCCGGTCGCGGCGGCCTTCGCGGTCACGGACGGTGGACCGCACCCGGGCCGCGCGAAGGAGACCCCGGCGGGGGAGTGGCGCTACGCGCTGCCGACCCTGCGCCTGCACGGGCCGGGCGGCGAAGCGCTCGTCCCCGGCTGGCGGGCGCGGGAGGCGTACGAGGCGGCCCTGCGGACCGTGGGCGGCTGA
- a CDS encoding ABC transporter permease translates to MVRRLLRLRTGRLALALLAVIALLAVLGPLLAPQDPLATSPDALAGISGAHPLGTDNLGRDVLSRLLDGSRVSVVGALEVALTALVVGAVPGLLSVHLGRVFEWLTLRLADTLVALPFLLFAVAVIALLGNGLTQAMLVTGVLVSPLFYRVARAATLGIARSPYVEAAQLAGASTGWIVRRHVLAKALPPLAVALAQTVGTGFVIVSSLTFLGIGVEPPQATWGGLLATDLGFLAQRPWAPLVPALLITLTVWACNLLADAVRDVSGAPAPDAPRPRSAQAPAGGTS, encoded by the coding sequence GTGGTACGCCGCCTGCTCCGCCTCCGTACCGGCCGCCTCGCCCTCGCTCTCCTCGCCGTGATCGCGCTCCTCGCCGTCCTCGGCCCCCTGCTCGCCCCGCAGGACCCGCTCGCGACGAGCCCGGACGCGCTCGCGGGGATCTCCGGCGCGCACCCGCTCGGCACCGACAACCTCGGCCGCGACGTCCTCAGCCGCCTCCTCGACGGCTCCCGGGTCAGCGTCGTCGGCGCCCTGGAGGTCGCGCTCACCGCGCTCGTCGTCGGCGCCGTGCCGGGGCTGCTCTCGGTCCACCTCGGGCGCGTCTTCGAGTGGCTCACGCTGCGCCTCGCCGACACACTCGTCGCCCTGCCGTTCCTCCTCTTCGCCGTCGCCGTCATCGCCCTCCTCGGCAACGGCCTCACGCAGGCGATGCTCGTCACCGGCGTCCTCGTCTCGCCGCTCTTCTACCGCGTCGCGCGCGCCGCGACACTCGGCATCGCCCGCTCCCCGTACGTCGAGGCCGCCCAGCTCGCGGGCGCCTCCACCGGCTGGATCGTGCGCCGCCACGTCCTCGCCAAGGCGCTCCCGCCGCTCGCCGTCGCCCTCGCGCAGACCGTCGGCACGGGCTTCGTCATCGTCTCCAGCCTCACCTTCCTCGGCATCGGCGTCGAACCCCCGCAGGCCACGTGGGGCGGCCTCCTCGCCACCGACCTCGGCTTCCTCGCCCAGCGCCCCTGGGCACCTCTCGTACCGGCCCTCCTGATCACCCTCACCGTGTGGGCCTGCAACCTCCTCGCCGACGCCGTACGCGACGTCTCCGGCGCCCCCGCGCCCGACGCGCCCCGCCCCCGCAGCGCCCAAGCCCCCGCAGGAGGTACGAGTTGA